Proteins encoded together in one Limisphaerales bacterium window:
- the lysA gene encoding diaminopimelate decarboxylase — MHDFRYVNGRLHCEGVSIGALAKQYGTPLYIYSSKTLADHFTKLSNALAPLDHLICFAMKSNSNRGVLRTLADLGSGFDTVSGGEIQRAIAAGGRPNKCVFAGVGKTAQEITFALRKGIYCFNVESEAELERINRIAGKLKKTAPIAIRVNPNVDAKTHKKITTGTYDNKFGIAIEKIPALYARAAKLKHIRLRGVQMHIGSQLTQVKPFADAVRKIAPLAAKLKAKYGIEFISIGGGLGIMYEDALVSGKADWWNRKEAKDILTPEKYAATLVPLLRPLGLKVLLEPGRFISGNAGILVTRVEYVKRTGKKYFAIMDAAMNDLLRPAFYESYHEIIPVKQSKARPVNTDVVGGICETGDTFCKDRPIPRVAEGDLVAILSAGAYGFVMAGTYNTRPLPAEILVKGKKAALVRKRQKTKEIWEGETAAPWQT; from the coding sequence ATGCACGATTTTCGCTACGTCAACGGACGGCTCCATTGCGAGGGCGTTTCCATCGGCGCGCTCGCCAAACAATACGGCACGCCGCTTTACATTTACTCCTCCAAAACGCTCGCTGACCATTTCACCAAACTCAGCAACGCGCTCGCGCCTCTCGATCACCTGATTTGTTTCGCGATGAAATCCAATTCCAACCGCGGCGTCCTCCGCACACTCGCCGATTTGGGAAGCGGGTTCGACACCGTCAGCGGCGGCGAAATCCAACGCGCCATTGCCGCGGGCGGCAGGCCCAACAAATGTGTGTTCGCCGGGGTCGGCAAAACCGCTCAAGAAATCACCTTCGCACTGCGCAAAGGCATTTACTGTTTCAATGTCGAAAGCGAGGCCGAACTCGAACGCATCAATCGCATCGCCGGCAAGCTCAAGAAAACCGCCCCCATCGCCATCCGCGTGAATCCGAATGTGGATGCCAAAACCCACAAAAAAATCACCACCGGCACCTACGACAATAAATTTGGCATCGCCATTGAAAAAATTCCCGCGCTCTACGCGCGCGCCGCCAAGCTCAAACATATCCGCCTGCGCGGCGTGCAAATGCATATCGGCTCGCAGCTCACCCAAGTAAAACCCTTCGCCGACGCCGTGCGCAAAATCGCCCCGCTTGCCGCGAAGCTAAAAGCCAAATACGGCATCGAATTCATTAGCATCGGCGGCGGCCTCGGTATCATGTACGAGGACGCGCTCGTGAGTGGCAAAGCAGACTGGTGGAACCGCAAGGAGGCAAAGGACATTCTCACCCCTGAAAAATATGCTGCCACCCTCGTGCCGTTGTTACGGCCACTGGGGCTGAAGGTGTTGCTTGAACCAGGCCGATTCATTTCCGGCAACGCTGGCATCCTTGTCACGCGCGTGGAATACGTGAAGCGCACGGGCAAAAAATATTTCGCCATTATGGACGCCGCGATGAATGATTTGTTGCGGCCCGCGTTTTACGAAAGCTACCACGAGATCATCCCCGTGAAACAATCCAAGGCACGCCCTGTGAACACCGATGTGGTCGGCGGCATTTGCGAAACCGGTGACACCTTTTGCAAAGACCGCCCCATCCCGCGCGTGGCCGAAGGCGATCTCGTGGCCATCCTCAGCGCCGGCGCGTACGGGTTTGTCATGGCCGGCACCTACAACACCCGCCCCTTGCCCGCTGAAATTTTGGTGAAAGGTAAAAAGGCCGCCCTCGTCCGAAAGCGGCAAAAGACCAAAGAAATTTGGGAGGGCGAAACCGCTGCCCCTTGGCAGACGTAA
- a CDS encoding squalene/phytoene synthase family protein, with protein MAATDDAEELLGPILRDVSRAFYLTLRVLPAAVRPQIGLAYLLARTTDTIADTDLVPAEERLHTLRQFRARIRDEAAPPVDFSDLASEQQNPSERALLLRSAEALEWLDQLTPADRGQVQLVLETITRGQEQDLERFGDVGDGSTLTALQTADDLDDYTYRVAGCVGEFWTRLTRTHCFPGAQLDDTPFVADAIRFGKGLQLVNILRDLPRDLANGRCYLPAVDLAMAGLQPEDLRDPANWPKLQPVFKPWLTKARDHLTAGGRYTLAIPHAHYRLRLACAWPVLMGAATLNKLAAANPLQPEPRLKISRRTVRGILWRTIWRVPFRGPWNRLFTI; from the coding sequence ATGGCGGCCACCGACGATGCCGAAGAATTGCTCGGGCCCATCCTGCGCGATGTGTCGCGCGCCTTTTACCTCACCCTACGCGTGCTGCCCGCCGCCGTGCGTCCCCAGATTGGCCTCGCCTATCTCCTCGCCCGCACCACCGACACGATTGCCGATACCGACCTCGTGCCCGCCGAAGAGCGCCTGCACACACTCCGCCAATTTCGCGCACGCATCCGCGATGAAGCCGCGCCGCCCGTGGATTTTTCGGATCTCGCCAGCGAACAACAAAACCCTTCCGAACGCGCATTACTGCTACGCAGTGCCGAGGCATTGGAATGGCTCGATCAACTCACGCCCGCCGATCGCGGCCAAGTGCAGCTCGTGCTTGAAACCATCACACGCGGGCAGGAACAGGACCTCGAACGCTTCGGTGACGTTGGCGATGGCAGCACCCTCACCGCCCTGCAAACTGCCGATGACCTCGATGACTACACCTACCGCGTGGCGGGCTGCGTAGGCGAATTTTGGACGCGCCTCACACGCACCCATTGTTTCCCGGGTGCTCAACTCGACGACACCCCCTTCGTGGCCGACGCCATCCGATTCGGCAAAGGCCTTCAGCTCGTCAACATCCTGCGCGACCTCCCGCGCGACCTTGCCAACGGCCGATGCTATTTGCCCGCCGTGGACCTCGCGATGGCCGGCTTGCAGCCCGAAGATTTGCGCGACCCCGCAAACTGGCCCAAGCTCCAGCCCGTCTTCAAGCCGTGGCTAACAAAAGCCCGCGATCATTTGACCGCGGGCGGGCGCTACACGCTCGCCATCCCGCACGCGCACTATCGCCTGCGCCTCGCCTGCGCGTGGCCCGTTCTGATGGGCGCAGCCACGCTTAACAAATTGGCCGCCGCCAACCCGCTGCAGCCCGAGCCACGTCTGAAAATTTCCCGTCGCACCGTGCGCGGCATCCTTTGGCGCACCATTTGGCGCGTACCCTTCCGCGGCCCGTGGAACCGGCTGTTCACGATCTGA
- the argH gene encoding argininosuccinate lyase, whose translation MAKKKSSKVTARSGRFASGPAAEANAFTNSVKFDTRLAHHDIAGSIAHAQMLHHVGLLKKKECTAIVDGLEAIGAEIAEGQFEWRTELEDVHMNIEAALTARVPAGAKLHTGRSRNDQVALDSRMWLREEICELANEIHDLQLALIELGENNLKALIPGYTHLQRAQPVYLAHHLLAYVEMLERDYERLLDCLVRVNVCPLGSGALAGTTLPLDREFVAHALGFVDAHDKPMITHNSMDAVADRDYVVEFCSVAALLAIHQSRLCEDLVLWSSAEFGFIEIGDAYTTGSSLMPQKKNPDICELTRGKTGRVVGNLVSLLVTLKGLPLTYNSDLQEDKERLFDTTDTVRSTVRILASMLRDTAVNANACAAAVDDPNLLATDLVDWLVLNGTAFRKAHHVVGKLVAIAEAKGKRLDKLTPAELKQADKKLTREALKVFDLKAAMARRTVPGSPGIAELKSRLAYWHKFLRH comes from the coding sequence ATGGCGAAGAAAAAATCCAGCAAAGTTACCGCGCGCAGCGGACGGTTTGCCAGCGGGCCTGCTGCTGAAGCAAATGCGTTTACCAATTCGGTGAAGTTCGACACCCGCCTTGCGCATCACGACATCGCCGGCTCCATCGCTCACGCCCAAATGCTGCATCACGTGGGGTTGTTGAAAAAGAAAGAATGCACCGCCATCGTCGATGGCCTCGAAGCGATCGGCGCAGAGATTGCCGAAGGCCAATTCGAATGGCGCACGGAGCTGGAGGACGTGCATATGAACATCGAGGCCGCGCTCACTGCGCGCGTGCCCGCCGGCGCCAAACTGCACACCGGACGGTCGCGCAATGACCAAGTCGCGCTGGATTCCCGGATGTGGTTGCGCGAGGAAATCTGCGAACTCGCCAATGAAATCCACGACCTGCAACTGGCGCTCATCGAGCTTGGCGAAAATAATCTCAAGGCGCTCATCCCCGGCTACACGCATTTGCAGCGCGCGCAGCCGGTCTATCTCGCCCATCATTTGCTCGCTTACGTGGAAATGCTGGAGCGCGATTACGAGCGGCTCCTCGATTGCCTCGTGCGCGTAAATGTGTGCCCGCTCGGCAGCGGCGCGCTGGCGGGAACCACGCTACCGCTGGATCGCGAGTTCGTCGCGCACGCACTAGGCTTTGTGGACGCACACGACAAGCCGATGATCACTCACAATTCGATGGACGCCGTAGCCGACCGAGATTATGTGGTGGAATTCTGCAGCGTGGCAGCGTTGCTCGCCATTCATCAATCGCGCCTGTGCGAGGATTTGGTTTTGTGGAGCAGCGCGGAGTTTGGATTCATCGAAATCGGCGATGCCTACACCACCGGCTCCTCGCTGATGCCGCAAAAGAAAAATCCGGATATCTGCGAATTGACCCGCGGCAAAACCGGCCGCGTGGTCGGCAATCTCGTTTCACTGCTCGTCACCCTCAAAGGCTTGCCGCTCACCTATAATAGCGATTTGCAGGAGGACAAGGAACGCCTATTCGACACCACCGACACCGTACGCAGCACCGTACGTATTCTCGCATCAATGCTGCGCGACACCGCCGTAAACGCCAACGCCTGCGCCGCCGCGGTGGACGACCCCAATCTGCTCGCCACCGATTTGGTAGACTGGCTGGTGCTCAACGGAACCGCCTTCCGCAAAGCGCATCACGTGGTCGGAAAACTGGTCGCCATTGCCGAAGCCAAAGGTAAACGACTGGACAAGCTAACGCCCGCCGAGCTGAAACAAGCCGACAAAAAACTCACCCGAGAAGCGCTGAAAGTATTCGACCTCAAAGCGGCCATGGCGCGCCGCACCGTACCGGGCTCGCCGGGCATCGCCGAATTGAAAAGTCGGCTGGCCTATTGGCACAAGTTCCTGCGCCACTGA
- a CDS encoding LysR family transcriptional regulator: protein MNIHHLELFHYVAKHEGIAGAVRNIPYGIQQPAVSAQVIQLENDLGATLFQRRPFELTPAGVELYDFVRPFFENLDSVGEKIRGGVAQTIRIGASGVVFREHLPDLLNAARKEFPGLHPALRVGIQPEIEQWLLANDVDLGVTVLGSKPPTELKAEKLLELPLVLVVPTTIRVKSAAEILGQDRIAQTLISLPQNEGISRTFQAQLAARKIDWPIGMELNSTDLISTYVANGFGIGISVALPGERKNKGVKLLPLKDFPAVTIGCLWRGQLPPVGQALVKLLQAHAAEL, encoded by the coding sequence ATGAATATCCATCACCTCGAATTATTTCACTACGTCGCCAAGCACGAGGGCATTGCCGGTGCAGTGCGCAATATCCCGTACGGCATCCAGCAACCGGCCGTCAGCGCGCAAGTCATTCAATTGGAAAACGACCTCGGCGCCACGCTCTTCCAGCGCCGCCCCTTCGAGCTGACGCCCGCCGGCGTGGAGCTTTACGATTTCGTCCGGCCCTTTTTTGAGAACCTCGATTCGGTGGGCGAAAAAATCCGTGGCGGCGTGGCCCAAACCATCCGCATCGGCGCATCCGGTGTGGTCTTCCGTGAGCACCTGCCGGATTTGCTAAACGCCGCACGCAAAGAATTCCCCGGATTGCATCCGGCGTTACGAGTGGGCATCCAGCCGGAAATCGAGCAGTGGCTGCTCGCCAACGATGTGGACCTCGGCGTCACCGTGCTTGGCTCCAAACCGCCTACCGAACTCAAAGCTGAAAAACTGCTCGAGCTGCCGTTGGTGCTGGTGGTGCCCACGACGATTCGCGTGAAATCCGCCGCCGAAATTCTCGGGCAAGATCGCATCGCGCAAACGCTCATCAGCCTGCCGCAAAACGAAGGCATCAGCCGCACGTTCCAAGCCCAACTCGCCGCGCGCAAAATCGATTGGCCCATCGGGATGGAACTCAACTCCACCGACCTCATCAGCACCTACGTTGCCAACGGCTTCGGCATCGGCATCTCCGTGGCCCTCCCCGGCGAACGCAAAAACAAAGGCGTCAAACTGCTGCCGCTCAAAGATTTTCCCGCCGTCACTATCGGCTGCCTCTGGCGCGGCCAACTCCCGCCCGTCGGTCAAGCACTCGTCAAACTGCTGCAAGCCCACGCCGCAGAGTTGTAA
- a CDS encoding metallophosphoesterase family protein gives MKLGIISDTHGTVPAAVHDALAGVDHILHAGDVGPVDIITELEAIAPVSAVRGNTDFTIDLPETRLIEFGDNTFLIHHIVDFPVPSQRVRALLAEEQPNVVVFGHTHMPCNELLDGVLYLNPGSPATPRGGAPASVAIVEFENGTPRAHHITLT, from the coding sequence GTGAAGCTTGGCATCATTTCCGATACGCACGGCACTGTGCCCGCCGCCGTGCACGACGCGCTGGCGGGGGTGGATCACATTTTGCACGCGGGCGATGTGGGGCCGGTGGATATCATCACCGAGTTGGAAGCCATCGCGCCGGTGAGCGCCGTGCGGGGCAATACCGATTTTACCATCGACCTGCCAGAGACGCGCCTCATTGAGTTTGGCGACAACACATTTCTCATCCATCACATTGTTGATTTCCCCGTGCCTTCGCAAAGGGTGCGCGCGTTGTTGGCGGAGGAGCAGCCGAATGTCGTCGTCTTTGGCCATACGCATATGCCGTGCAATGAGTTGCTCGACGGAGTGCTGTATCTCAACCCCGGCTCGCCGGCCACCCCGCGCGGGGGCGCGCCCGCCAGCGTGGCGATTGTGGAATTTGAAAACGGCACGCCCCGCGCACACCACATCACGTTAACTTAA
- a CDS encoding RluA family pseudouridine synthase, which yields MRDITIFNVNDLFEILHEDDDLLVINKQAGLVCHPTKGDERSSLAGRLRLYRGAEQSVHLINRLDRETSGVVCVGKTDEAARELRKLWESHEVEKHYWAIVHGHVLESEGIINAPLGADDASEVVLKDCVRDDGHPSQTKFWTQWKFERDDGKFTWLRVAPVTGRKHQIRIHLQHLGYPIVGDKLYGLDESWYLKFVRDELTDADRQQLILKNQALHAHTLRFNWRARDWEFIAEPADEFVDFIETVSEAEEDTCFD from the coding sequence ATGCGTGACATTACGATTTTTAACGTGAACGATTTATTTGAAATTTTACACGAGGACGACGATTTGCTGGTCATCAACAAACAGGCGGGGCTCGTGTGTCATCCCACCAAGGGCGATGAGCGCTCGAGCTTGGCGGGGCGGTTGCGGCTGTATCGCGGCGCGGAGCAGTCGGTGCATCTCATCAATCGGCTGGATCGCGAAACCAGCGGCGTGGTGTGCGTGGGTAAAACCGATGAGGCGGCGCGCGAGTTGCGCAAATTGTGGGAAAGCCATGAGGTGGAGAAACATTACTGGGCGATCGTCCACGGACATGTTTTGGAAAGCGAAGGCATCATCAACGCCCCGCTGGGCGCGGATGATGCCAGCGAAGTGGTGCTGAAAGATTGCGTGCGCGATGACGGGCATCCCTCGCAAACGAAATTTTGGACGCAATGGAAGTTTGAGCGCGATGATGGAAAATTCACGTGGCTGCGCGTGGCACCCGTCACCGGCCGGAAACACCAGATCCGCATCCACCTCCAACACCTCGGCTACCCAATCGTGGGCGACAAACTTTATGGGCTCGATGAATCGTGGTATTTGAAATTCGTGAGAGATGAGTTGACCGATGCCGATCGGCAACAGCTCATCCTAAAAAACCAAGCCCTCCACGCCCATACATTGAGATTCAACTGGCGCGCCCGCGATTGGGAATTCATTGCCGAACCGGCGGATGAATTTGTGGACTTCATCGAAACGGTGAGCGAAGCGGAGGAAGACACCTGTTTTGACTGA
- a CDS encoding HNH endonuclease, whose protein sequence is MSVPLNQPVLVLNRLWQAVNVCSVRRAVGLLFTGHAQVVYNDDANGFQTFSFGEWQDFSEAEPHADSIAAVSFQLRIPRVILLLAYDRFPRQEVKFTRHNIFERDKNTCQYCGDRFDRRDLNLDHVIPRDRGGPTTWENIVCSCIPCNTRKSNRTPREAGLNLITKPRKPKWRPFIQVSFGVKTHDSWKHFIDVAYWNVELGEEKD, encoded by the coding sequence GTGAGTGTGCCACTGAACCAGCCCGTGCTCGTGCTGAACCGCCTTTGGCAGGCGGTGAATGTCTGCTCCGTGCGCCGCGCCGTGGGGCTACTCTTCACCGGACACGCGCAGGTAGTTTACAATGACGACGCCAACGGTTTCCAAACTTTCAGCTTTGGCGAGTGGCAGGATTTTTCCGAGGCCGAACCGCACGCGGACTCCATCGCGGCGGTGTCCTTTCAGTTGCGCATTCCGCGCGTCATTTTGCTGCTGGCGTACGACCGGTTTCCCCGGCAGGAAGTGAAGTTTACGCGGCACAATATTTTTGAACGTGATAAAAACACCTGCCAATACTGCGGAGACAGGTTCGATCGGCGTGATTTGAATCTCGACCACGTCATCCCGCGCGATCGCGGCGGGCCTACCACGTGGGAAAACATCGTGTGCTCGTGCATTCCGTGCAACACCCGTAAGAGCAACCGCACCCCGCGCGAAGCCGGTTTGAATTTGATTACTAAACCGAGAAAGCCAAAATGGCGGCCATTCATTCAGGTGAGTTTTGGCGTGAAAACGCACGATAGCTGGAAGCACTTCATCGACGTCGCCTACTGGAACGTCGAATTAGGCGAGGAAAAAGACTAG
- the rsmD gene encoding 16S rRNA (guanine(966)-N(2))-methyltransferase RsmD, translating into MRITGGQWAGRILTVPPGHGVRPTPDKVRQAIFNSLGPWIEGATVLELFAGSGALSLECLSRGAASAVAVEKSFKHANFIRRNAKALETKVEVRVQCALQAAKQLAEANRTFDFICADPPYGDKTAPGKRSESWAQKLLDEPVLEKILKIEGRLLVGHTKRDALELTSPWHEHKTLKHGDTWIRLLKRAAV; encoded by the coding sequence ATGCGCATCACCGGCGGTCAATGGGCAGGCCGCATACTCACCGTTCCACCCGGCCACGGCGTGCGACCCACGCCGGATAAAGTTCGCCAAGCCATCTTCAACAGCCTCGGCCCGTGGATTGAGGGCGCGACCGTGCTTGAACTGTTTGCTGGCAGTGGGGCGCTGAGTCTCGAATGCCTCAGCCGTGGAGCGGCGTCCGCCGTAGCCGTGGAGAAAAGTTTCAAACACGCCAATTTTATTCGGCGCAACGCGAAGGCGCTGGAAACCAAAGTGGAGGTTCGCGTGCAATGCGCTTTGCAGGCGGCGAAGCAACTGGCCGAGGCAAACCGCACGTTTGATTTCATTTGTGCTGATCCGCCCTACGGTGACAAGACCGCGCCCGGCAAACGCTCCGAAAGTTGGGCACAAAAACTTTTGGATGAACCGGTTTTGGAAAAAATTTTAAAAATCGAAGGCCGCTTGCTCGTGGGCCACACCAAACGTGATGCCCTGGAACTCACCTCGCCGTGGCACGAACACAAAACTCTGAAGCACGGCGACACGTGGATTAGGTTATTAAAACGTGCCGCCGTGTAA
- a CDS encoding squalene--hopene cyclase produces the protein MSLDLARLESALATARQALLAERNAAGHWNGELSSSALSTATAVVALQQVQNCTDSDHTTYIEGGLNWLAANANPDGGWGDTPKSKSNISTTTLCWAAFHRAPEKFADTIAAADAWLTKVAGGTAPEKLAPAIIARYGKDRTFSVPILTHCALAGKVDWADVLPLPFELAALPQTWFAALRLPVVSYALPALIAIGQCRHHHRPTRNPITRILRNVTRNKTLKVLERVQPTNGGFLEATPLTSFVTMSLAGSGLANHPVAKKGVAFILDSVRADGSWPIDTNLATWVTTLAVNALGDDLPAEARAPIREWLLAQQYCQMHPYTLAAPGGWAWTPLPGGVPDADDTPGALLALKQLDDDSDATGQAAQLGCTWLLDLQNRDGGIPTFCRGWTNLPFDRSSPDLTAHTMRAWLAWRDQMPELQPRIDNAFARAARFLAQSEGAGLDGWTPLWFGNQHAPDEINWTYGTAKVLLALNEPAQQTLPGGALRVTRAKNALLEMQRTDGAWGGFKGGEPSIEETALALEALAGVTENDIDAQAKLETARDRGALWLVEKVENGEWTEPSPIGFYFAKLWYFEKLYPMIATVAALSRLR, from the coding sequence GTGAGCCTCGACCTCGCCAGACTCGAATCGGCGTTGGCAACCGCCCGCCAAGCCCTCCTCGCCGAGCGCAACGCCGCGGGCCATTGGAACGGCGAACTCTCCAGCAGCGCCTTATCCACCGCCACCGCAGTGGTCGCCCTGCAGCAGGTTCAAAATTGTACTGACTCGGACCACACCACTTATATAGAGGGCGGTTTGAATTGGCTCGCCGCCAATGCCAATCCCGACGGCGGTTGGGGCGATACCCCCAAAAGCAAAAGCAACATCTCCACCACCACCCTTTGCTGGGCTGCGTTCCATCGTGCGCCGGAGAAATTTGCGGACACCATTGCCGCCGCTGATGCTTGGCTGACAAAGGTCGCCGGAGGCACTGCGCCCGAAAAGCTCGCACCCGCCATCATCGCCCGGTACGGGAAGGATCGCACTTTTTCCGTGCCCATCCTCACCCACTGCGCGCTCGCAGGCAAAGTGGATTGGGCGGACGTGCTGCCGCTCCCCTTCGAATTGGCCGCCCTGCCACAGACGTGGTTTGCCGCGCTGCGCCTGCCGGTGGTCAGCTACGCGCTGCCCGCACTCATCGCCATCGGCCAATGCCGGCATCACCATCGGCCCACGCGCAACCCCATCACGCGAATCCTCCGCAACGTCACACGCAACAAAACGCTGAAAGTTTTGGAGCGCGTCCAGCCCACCAACGGCGGTTTCCTCGAGGCCACGCCGCTCACCAGCTTTGTGACCATGAGCCTCGCGGGCAGCGGACTCGCCAATCATCCCGTTGCGAAAAAAGGCGTTGCCTTTATTCTGGACTCCGTCCGCGCCGACGGCAGTTGGCCGATTGACACAAACCTTGCCACGTGGGTGACCACGCTGGCGGTCAACGCCCTCGGCGATGACTTGCCTGCTGAAGCGCGCGCGCCCATTCGCGAATGGCTCCTCGCCCAGCAATATTGCCAGATGCATCCGTACACCCTCGCCGCGCCGGGCGGTTGGGCGTGGACGCCTCTCCCCGGTGGCGTGCCCGATGCCGACGACACCCCCGGCGCATTGCTCGCGCTCAAACAACTCGACGACGATTCAGACGCCACCGGGCAAGCTGCGCAGCTCGGCTGCACATGGCTGCTCGATTTGCAAAACCGCGACGGCGGTATTCCGACTTTTTGCCGTGGCTGGACCAACCTGCCATTCGACCGCTCCAGTCCTGATCTCACCGCGCACACAATGCGCGCGTGGCTCGCGTGGCGCGACCAAATGCCCGAGTTGCAACCCCGCATCGACAATGCCTTCGCCCGCGCCGCCCGTTTCCTCGCCCAAAGCGAAGGCGCTGGATTGGACGGATGGACGCCGTTGTGGTTTGGAAACCAACACGCACCCGACGAAATCAACTGGACCTACGGCACTGCCAAAGTGCTGCTCGCATTAAACGAACCCGCCCAACAAACCCTCCCCGGCGGCGCCCTGCGCGTGACGCGCGCCAAAAACGCACTGTTGGAAATGCAACGCACCGACGGCGCATGGGGGGGCTTCAAAGGCGGCGAGCCCTCCATTGAGGAAACCGCCCTTGCGCTGGAAGCCTTGGCGGGCGTGACGGAAAATGACATCGACGCGCAAGCAAAGCTGGAAACCGCCCGCGATCGCGGCGCGCTCTGGCTTGTTGAGAAAGTTGAAAACGGCGAATGGACCGAGCCCTCGCCCATCGGATTTTATTTTGCGAAGCTTTGGTATTTTGAAAAACTGTACCCGATGATCGCGACCGTGGCGGCGCTGTCGCGGTTGCGGTAG
- a CDS encoding nucleoside deaminase has product MDEHFMQDAIRQAVKAYEADEVPVGAVVVREGAVIARAWNQVELLKDATAHAEMIALTAAEAAVGDWRLTDCTLYVTKEPCPMCAGALVHCRVARVVFGVPDPNGGAAGGAMNLLQFPTLNHACEITPSVMEPDCRSLLQTFFQEKRNRPTDDK; this is encoded by the coding sequence ATGGACGAACATTTCATGCAAGACGCCATTCGCCAGGCGGTGAAAGCCTACGAGGCCGACGAAGTGCCCGTGGGCGCAGTGGTCGTTCGCGAGGGCGCCGTCATCGCCCGCGCGTGGAACCAAGTCGAACTCCTCAAAGACGCCACCGCCCACGCCGAGATGATCGCCCTCACCGCCGCCGAAGCTGCCGTGGGTGATTGGCGCCTCACCGATTGCACTCTCTATGTAACGAAAGAACCCTGCCCGATGTGCGCCGGCGCGCTGGTACACTGCCGCGTGGCGCGCGTTGTTTTTGGCGTGCCCGATCCCAATGGCGGCGCGGCTGGTGGCGCGATGAATCTGCTCCAATTCCCCACGCTCAACCACGCTTGCGAAATCACCCCCAGCGTGATGGAGCCGGATTGCCGCAGCCTCCTTCAAACTTTCTTTCAGGAAAAACGCAATCGCCCCACTGACGACAAGTGA
- a CDS encoding NUDIX domain-containing protein, translating into MSSLPYRIATLLYAFHEDGRVLLIQRNHEPNRGCYSPPGGKLKTDTGESPHACAIREAREETGLQLAPADLHLTGLISEHGYQGNAHWLMFLFEINPRLTTLPPEHEEGVFHFATREALESLPLPGTDREQIWPLFWQHRNAFFVAHCQCTENQPDRWTLLQSTLNT; encoded by the coding sequence ATGTCGTCGTTGCCATATCGCATTGCCACGCTGTTGTACGCCTTCCACGAGGATGGCCGGGTGCTGCTGATCCAACGCAACCACGAGCCCAATCGCGGCTGCTACAGCCCGCCCGGCGGTAAACTGAAAACTGACACCGGCGAAAGCCCGCACGCCTGCGCTATCCGCGAAGCACGCGAAGAAACCGGCTTGCAACTGGCCCCCGCCGATCTCCATCTCACCGGCCTCATCAGCGAACACGGCTACCAAGGCAACGCCCATTGGTTGATGTTCCTTTTTGAAATCAACCCGCGCCTCACCACGCTACCGCCCGAACACGAAGAAGGCGTGTTCCATTTCGCCACCCGCGAAGCTCTCGAATCGCTTCCGCTCCCCGGTACCGACCGCGAACAAATCTGGCCGCTCTTTTGGCAACACCGCAACGCCTTCTTCGTCGCCCACTGCCAATGCACCGAAAACCAACCCGACCGCTGGACGCTCCTGCAGTCCACCCTCAACACCTAA